One stretch of Kogia breviceps isolate mKogBre1 chromosome 18, mKogBre1 haplotype 1, whole genome shotgun sequence DNA includes these proteins:
- the ZNF469 gene encoding zinc finger protein 469 isoform X2 → MPGEQPLGAPPPTMTGDLQPCPAASGTGGPLQPPSEVSAPANGTSKATGGGAQAVGSPETQVRQAGKVGPRAQSLSSSPGKGSSPQAPAGRSLVQARARRASRLEGSPQQLYGLSVASSRPKPALDEKTPEGPQQEAPRPPEAEVPRGQGTRARLGPGPPRAEASPGPEELSFQKCFQETPSSFTSTNYTSPSATPGPPPLRAPQSSGASPCRPASYVEFQASRADTWPPAAENSFPGASFGVPPAEPEPFPEGGSAGVAAFRYPFPELRGAGPKAFPEDAAGPAYAEGALAFAFRQPRGVWPEEPVGTGPAYPLPARSGPPAPPCYPSRPGGLSAPSDLGGALPPPGAAGPAPGPFSESTATFRDSLHESVTKVLPERPPSAHDGLGSPRGPPNPLAQRQFPGQAYGSPGAGGVGASPAPRDTELTASGPPAARLPPLWDPAPAPYPTPPLGPLAATTRSAFFEAQPVPGQQLSLPQSPPLPWPQVLPASGPGPHQMEMLNQLPFPPDVTEWQGGSQGALAAAAGKTPGPGEKLAVLRSSPGQRSGGSPGLFAYNGLKDPGAQPPFFGAAQPQASPRGPPGPPPPRVLGASPSESPLPSPATHTASSSCSSLSPLSSSPANPSSDEGQLPPLLGPSAFFHPPPTHPQETGSPFPSPEPSRALPIHYQPEPVKAFPFPTEGLEESPFPSSGLQVGGVGLEGFPQEPPPYPAHHFPLSSASLDQLDVLLTCRQCDRNYSSLAAFLGHRQFCSLLPARATDGHRQPPGFPAPPATPSALAAPKAPAGGTPSPLGHARTAPFLLGGDVRPDGRDDPLRMSFLPSPAAAPFPLPAGDLDLEDAAKLDSLITEALNGLEYQSDNPEIDSSFIDVFTDEEPSGPRGPATGQPPKTRLGATPENKAQLPLPAVAAPLEPEPPRPGDRGHPAGPRPKTRSLGPAPSGAEGAGLAGQQRRGKRFKLFRKELDTVSTAKRPGRGSRASRLRPRRKGRAEPALSRPRDLRAQAPRSHADPGARALLVETRSSRRLRLTPGQDCRRRRPRGGTWSKELIHKIVQQKNRAGRRGPAPGAVGGGPQGCGGASESEEEDGPRLRGSRLRGRPRPSGQRWRRGEKRKEVDVAPGPREGGRQKPREAAGREAARPGASPRPEEPGRPWPGPIKSPEAQGPSPGPEAGVRPEERGPQRLPQSLGGAETPEESRPPLDFPQDTESPEAAEDLPPEATELHREALSSSPATCGGGGPCPPSPQRPRPRKEDAASPRVSSPTPGAPRGAEPAVSEDGEEPPASPPAASLAPVANAAGTARPEPGTLFLKSPGLGDSVRLPGATRGPQPYSSPPSGLFLGPKDLAGCFHEDLGSQSSAADRPPAVRAGLRQDGEDASSQEPRPPGNPPHTVVTGPGKAESPPASERTALFSGLPGDGFEPPVYGSLSGNGDTRLPRACAAPAPRKPQLDPPYPSFLPKKGWPLLQEVSPVLPGHLGPFPGLSGEKAFSQRCPGDGSVAASLPALPGKVTERSTACSGDLSEEELEIKRLVTELESQLQSKGAREAPGEPCGASVTVPGELSAHPEGAEATVATMGGAPGGPQEEWPSFHPGEASLAPGTHKDVAPGCPFRPAGASLSFRPTQKAGVSKTGLPRAEGGLGAHLEVCLPDPPWDTSLAKCSPNPEPALPKGDRATRVQHGQDLPLLFPCPRRGGLSPGSHKAPGPCRDPSELEALGSPVAPLAPGLAFRGTELLPLGATPHSGAGPNSAPKGHSVSSTGGPGGAGLLPPAAGGPSPEGSEEFVPAGASPSRASVPDPSPGRRPQDPASSPLHQLQLLVARAAEREDDTRGSQGPPPDDTQSPQHSDPSDPGEQSVEGGKMARSPARGFPGGVRVTAVPAVAGRQPGPEGDGHPGSHGQAEKPKGQVGASQLQPDDRGRPGRPDQLAGQLQRSRAAVGLWDGARATPGPTYCGAESSVPALAAADTEDGPEDRPPEAAAGPGLQKHLLFAGGSRAPPTSDPASHAPSPTSAATPDPCGPKEGPARRPLRGDCGPLQGPPEEPSCVGVSTPAHGGDCPGGRMARTLEGSRKERPREAPACVTPPHPARATSPRVTVKAAALSGVPTTGGLGAVRGPRAEWPDPRGALSSTHPDGVPKGPSSEPPGNRESHGVTAVPTDPSTRGAVGPDAHTCQEDEAEASPQEQEGLEMPGAGRPATTEASEAGTRGLRATCPATELHPGRTTAPSSTASDARAHSPQGLGNILHQGPQGGPLSPQDPKQKPRGFKKKPAFTENGHWKGGAPSSGQPVTCEVCSASFRSGPGLSRHRARKHGLHRGAASQRSPAAPPAPQTCHPAGKKSRRAPGKEKPRRLVGDPGQAGEPTPVCGSVAPEGDLGPETAKGLRRGPSLLGAPPGCPPRWEPHPPDMVKQGVDMRRAEPRKQDQLERDEPLSKQTKKGGGQRRGRPPADLPSESEGKASKRARKPRARRFREESGLQGPAGVISGKRGWSPSTAVASCPALPSRHLSPEAERETESTQPPLVAADLEERPARRSPGPEGPAGRKAASARGCGGPRETRMSGICKEPPRAAGGKPAGDSRVAESRSGQGVWEGHKPPRDPQGPPETRGSGAGGTVSSGLQDPLHSPGAGVREQEGPAPEAPSQDLGDPLSLFDDEASFSQLFPLGDRLARKKNPRVYGKRCRKSKPPPQPEPSSQAGGGVTLSSPPSLPTDLSDSGSLCLSHEDPWGDEAAGLPESFLLEGFLSSKVPGIDPWAMGPSLWALEPHAEADSCCAEDHPSENIPELHMVPAAWRGLELQAPADEATSSPGDASPEPPNLEREPFECGVPGSAVDLQMQELCFLGPCEDAAGLPGASFLDFKATASSQGPQSRTEEAAGARRAPGGGRPTKARRASYKCRVCFQRFHGLGELDLHKLAHSPSPPPTCYMCVERRFGSRELLREHLREKHVQSRAGLWACGMCRREVAGVWMYNEHLREHAVRFARKGQARRSPGNLPGCWEGDGVVAHFLSGIVGQVSKAHRGRRSIGKAGGAPAEASGADVGAGKQFPRERPRPKARANGSEPDSAPAQGSPSACVNPAPPGGESPPPAVPVHQDCKDPARDCHHCGKRFPKPFKLQRHLAVHSPQRVYLCPQCPRVYAEHQELRAHLGGEHGLSGELELQHTPLYACELCANVTHISKRSFVCSSCNYTFAKKEQFDRHMDKHRRRAQQPFTFRGVRRPGAPGHKASAREGSLPSKRRRVAASSSAPGSGVDGPLSRDGGPTLSERSLPALPQPCPEAAPSTTAGQPGSPERPTDPVGHPVGGGHLPSALQELLPPSLSPFLAASADGKDGHEPDQALESSEDEASPGSPGRCLQQALPLEGSLPQPGAGGQDAEEKRAAGPLSGKHRTPTAPGKCDPDHHPEAPSLLWKEKPVSTCQVAPAGGAGGPSHRGSANKPAGCQSSSKDRSASSTSSKAPKFPVQLKKAVPGPMPRELPQGTEDRPKPTTLKVKPGPGSQGAGGPRQGTKAAGGSQPQPASGQLQSETATTPAKPNGPGQGPAPDKAPPRAPAKGYPKGPREAGDLGPRGALGPREDGDSSEKKRKGRAPGPTRSEAVGSLGRGPAVPDKPTRAPRKQATPSRVLPAKPKPSSQNGTAPPQPSEPRKGEPGHTQGNSRRGKEGLGKALPQARPLHRPSRRGGAVLGAGPPTSRACRTAESQSHLLSQLFGQRLTSFKIPLKKDASE, encoded by the exons ATGCCTGGGGAGCAGCCCCTCGGAGCGCCACCCCCAACCATGACCGGAGACCTGCAGCCCTGCCCAGCGGCCAGTGGCACGGGGGGCCCCCTGCAACCTCCCAGTGAGGTCAGTGCCCCAGCCAACGGGACCAGCAAGGCCACGGGCGGCGGGGCCCAAGCCGTGGGCAGCCCTGAGACCCAGGTGCGGCAGGCTGGGAAGGTGGGGCCCAGAGCCCAGTCCCTGAGCAGCTCCCCTGGGAAGGGAAGCAGCCCCCAGGCCCCGGCAGGGAGGAGCCTGGTGCAGGCCCGCGCTCGGCGGGCAAGCAGGCTGGAAGGCAGCCCGCAGCAGCTCTACGGTCTGAGCGTCGCCAGCTCAAGGCCCAAACCCGCCCTGGATGAGAAGACCCCGGAGGGCCCGCAGCAAGAGGCCCCCCGGCCCCCAGAGGCCGAGGTCCCCCGGGGCCAAGGAACCAGAGCCCGGCTCGGGCCCGGCCCCCCCAGGGCTGAGGCCTCGCCTGGCCCGGAAGAGCTCAGCTTCCAAAAGTGCTTCCAGGAGACCCCCTCCAGCTTTACCTCCACCAACTATACCTCACCGAGCGCCACCCCTGGGCCCCCGCCCCTCAGGGCCCCCCAGAGCAGCGGCGCCAGCCCCTGCCGGCCGGCCTCCTACGTGGAATTCCAGGCCAGCAGGGCGGACACCTGGCCTCCCGCGGCTGAGAACAGCTTCCCAGGTGCTAGTTTCGGGGTGCCGCCCGCTGAGCCGGAGCCCTTTCCCGAAGGCGGCAGCGCCGGGGTGGCTGCCTTCCGGTACCCCTTCCCAGAGCTGCGCGGAGCCGGCCCGAAAGCCTTCCCCGAGGACGCCGCCGGGCCCGCGTACGCCGAGGGGGCGCTGGCGTTCGCCTTCCGCCAGCCGCGGGGAGTGTGGCCCGAGGAGCCGGTGGGCACGGGCCCAGCCTACCCCCTGCCCGCCCGCTCgggccccccagccccgccctgcTACCCCAGCCGGCCGGGCGGCCTCAGCGCCCCCAGCGACCTTGGCGGTGcgctccctccccctggtgctgctggcccggcccccggccccttcTCGGAGAGCACGGCCACCTTCCGGGACAGTTTGCACGAGAGCGTGACCAAAGTGCTCCCCGAGAGGCCGCCTTCGGCCCACGATGGGCTGGGGAGCCCCAGGGGGCCCCCAAACCCGCTGGCCCAGAGGCAGTTTCCCGGGCAGGCGTACGGAAGCCCCGGAGCCGGCGGGGTGGGCGCCAGCCCAGCGCCTCGGGACACGGAGCTGACTGCCTCCGGGCCCCCCGCCGCCAGACTGCCCCCGCTCTGggaccccgcccccgccccttaCCCCACACCTCCCCTGGGCCCCCTGGCCGCCACCACCAGGAGCGCATTCTTCGAAGCCCAGCCCGTCCCGGGCCAGCAGCTCAGCCTCCCCCAGAGCCCCCCGCTGCCCTGGCCGCAGGTGCTCCCGGCCAGCGGCCCCGGCCCCCACCAGATGGAGATGTTGAACCAGCTGCCTTTCCCCCCGGACGTCACAGAGTGGCAGGGGGGCAGCCAGGGTGCTCTGGCTGCCGCCGCGGGCAAGACGCCCGGGCCGGGCGAGAAGCTAGCGGTTCTGAGAAGCAGCCCGGGCCAGCGCAGCGGTGGCTCGCCCGGGCTGTTCGCCTACAACGGGCTGAAGGACCCTGGAGCCCAGCCCCCGTTCTTCGGGGCggcccagccccaggcctcccCCAGGGGCCCCCCCGGCCCGCCCCCGCCCAGGGTGCTGGGCGCCTCCCCCAGCGAGTCCCCGCTGCCCTCGCCGGCCACCCACacggccagcagcagctgttcGTCGCTGTCCCCTCTGTCCAGCAGCCCAGCCAACCCCAGCTCGGATGAGGGCCAGCTCCCCCCGCTGCTCGGGCCCTCCGCCTTCTTCCACCCGCCGCCCACGCACCCCCAGGAGACCGGCAGCCCCTTCCCGTCCCCCGAGCCCTCGCGCGCCCTCCCCATCCACTACCAGCCGGAGCCGGTCAaggccttccctttccccacggaggggctggaggagagccCCTTCCCCAGCTCGGGGCTCCAGGTGGGCGGCGTGGGCCTGGAGGGCTTCCCCCAGGAGCCGCCCCCCTACCCCGCCCACCACTTCCCCCTCAGCAGCGCCAGCCTGGACCAGCTGGATGTGCTGCTCACCTGTAGACAGTGTGACCGGAACTACAGCAGCCTAGCCGCCTTCCTGGGGCACCGGCAGTTCTGCAGCCTGCTGCCGGCCAGGGCCACGGACGGCCACCGGCAGCCCCCCGGGTTCCCCGCGCCCCCCGCCACCCCCTCCGCGCTGGCTGCCCCCAAAGCACCGGCCGGCGGGACCCCGAGCCCACTCGGCCACGCCAGGACCGCGCCCTTCCTGCTGGGTGGGGACGTCCGGCCCGACGGCAGAGATGACCCCCTGAGGATGAGCTTCCTGCCCAGCCCGGCCGCCGCCCCCTTCCCGCTGCCGGCAGGGGACCTGGACCTGGAGGACGCCGCCAAGCTGGACAGCCTCATCACGGAGGCACTCAACGGCCTGGAGTACCAGTCAGACAACCCCGAGATCGACAGCAGCTTCATCGACGTCTTCACCGATGAGGAACCTTCCGGCCCCAGGGGCCCCGCCACCGGACAGCCCCCCAAGACCAGGCTGGGGGCAACGCCAGAGAACAAAGCCCAGCTCCCGCTCCCGGCGGTGGCAGCCCCACTGGAGCCCGAGCCGCCCCGGCCCGGCGACAGGGGCCACCCGGCCGGCCCCAGGCCCAAAACCCGCTCCCTGGGCCCAGCGCCCTCAGGGGCAGAGGGGGCCGGCCTGGCCGGCCAGCAGAGAAGAGGAAAGCGGTTTAAGTTGTTCCGGAAAGAGCTGGACACGGTCAGCACCGCCAAGAGGCCGGGCAGGGGCTCCAGGGCCAGCCGCCTGAGGCCGAGGAGGAAAGGCCGGGCTGAGCCGGCCCTGTCCCGCCCGCGGGACCTCAGAGCCCAGGCCCCCAGGAGCCACGCAGACCCCGGGGCACGGGCCCTCCTGGTGGAGACCCGGAGCTCCAGGCGCCTCCGACTGACCCCCGGCCAGGACTGCAGGCGGAGGCGGCCGCGGGGCGGCACCTGGAGCAAGGAGCTCATCCACAAGATCGTGCAGCAGAAGAACCGGGCGGGCAGGCGCGGCCCAGCGCCGGGAGCCGTGGGTGGCGGCCCCCAGGGCTGCGGTGGCGCCTCCGAGTCTGAGGAGGAGGATGGCCCGCGGCTGCGAGGCTCACGCCTCAGAGGCCGGCCCCGCCCCAGCGGCCAGCGATGGCGCCGGGGcgagaagaggaaggaagtggACGTGGCCCCGGGTCCCAGAGAGGGCGGGCGGCAGAAGCCCAGGGAGGCCGCGGGGCGGGAGGCCGCGAGGCCCGGGGCCTCCCCGCGCCCAGAGGAGCCGGGCAGGCCGTGGCCAGGTCCCATCAAGAGTCCCGAGGCCcagggcccgtcgcccggcccaGAGGCTGGGGTGCGCCCTGAGGAGAGAGGCCCCCAGCGCCTCCCGCAGAGTCTCGGGGGCGCCGAGACCCCAGAGGAAAGCCGTCCCCCTCTGGACTTCCCCCAAGACACCGAGAGCCCTGAAGCTGCTGAAGACCTTCCCCCTGAGGCCACAGAACTTCACAGAGAGGCTCTGAGCTCCTCTCCAGCCACCTGTGGGGGAGGAGGCCCCTGCCCCCCAAGCCCACAGCGACCACGGCCCCGCAAAGAGGACGCGGCGTCGCCGCGCGTGAGCTCGCCCACGCCGGGTGCCCCCCGCGGCGCGGAGCCCGCCGTCTCCGAGGACGGAGAGGAGCCCCCTGCCTCCCCGCCGGCAGCATCGCTGGCGCCCGTCGCTAACGCAGCCGGCACGGCCCGCCCCGAACCCGGGACGCTCTTTTTGAAGAGCCCTGGTCTCGGAGACTCCGTGCGGCTTCCAGGAGCCACAAGGGGGCCTCAGCCCTACAGCAGCCCTCCCAGCGGATTGTTCCTCGGACCCAAAGACCTGGCTGGCTGTTTCCACGAAGACCTGGGCTCCCAGTCCTCAGCCGCGGACCGCCCGCCGGCCGTCAGGGCAGGCCTCCGGCAGGATGGCGAGGATGCCAGTTCCCAAGAGCCCAGGCCACCCGGGAACCCACCCCACACCGTGGTCACGGGCCCAGGCAAGGCTGAATCGCCGCCGGCCTCGGAGCGCACGGCCCTCTTCTCGGGGCTGCCCGGGGACGGCTTCGAGCCGCCAGTCTACGGCAGCCTCTCTGGGAACGGGGACACCCGGCTGCCGCGTGCGTGTGCCGCCCCTGCCCCGAGGAAGCCTCAGCTGGACCCGCCGTACCCCTCGTTTCTGCCCAAGAAGGGCTGGCCCCTGCTGCAGGAAGTGTCCCCCGTGCTGCCTGGCCATCTGGGCCCTTTTCCCGGCCTCTCAGGGGAAAAGGCATTCAGTCAGAGGTGCCCCGGGGACGGGAGTGTGGCCGCCAGCCTCCCCGCTTTGCCCGGCAAGGTTACTGAGCGTAGCACCGCTTGTAGCGGTGACCTGTCAGAGGAGGAGCTCGAGATCAAAAGGCTGGTCACGGAACTGGAGAGTCAGCTGCAAAGCAAGGGCGCGCGGGAGGCCCCGGGAGAGCCGTGCGGAGCCAGCGTCACCGTCCCTGGGGAACTGAGTGCACACCCGGAGGGGGCAGAAGCAACCGTGGCCACCATGGGGGGCGCTCCAGGGGGTCCCCAGGAGGAGTGGCCCTCGTTCCACCCTGGAGAAGCGTCCCTGGCCCCCGGCACCCACAAGGACGTGGCTCCTGGGTGTCCTTTCAGGCCCGCTGGGGCCAGCCTCAGTTTCCGGCCAACGCAGAAAGCCGGGGTCTCCAAGACGGGGCTCCCCAGGGCCGAAGGGGGCCTCGGGGCCCACCTGGAAGTCTGCTTACCGGACCCCCCGTGGGACACGAGTTTAGCGAAGTGCAGCCCCAACCCTGAGCCTGCGCTTCCTAAGGGTGACAGGGCCACCAGAGTACAACATGGCCAAGACCTCCCACTGCTTTTTCCGTGCCCACGGAGAGGGGGGCTTTCCCCGGGGTCCCACAAGGCACCTGGGCCCTGCCGAGACCCCTCAGAGCTGGAAGCGTTGGGCAGCCCTGTTGCCCCTCTGGCACCTGGCTTGGCATTTCGGGGGACGGAGCTTCTGCCCCTGGGCGCCACCCCACATTCTGGTGCCGGTCCCAACAGCGCCCCCAAGGGACACTCCGTGAGCAGCACAGGTGGGCCAGGAGGAGCAGGGCTCCTGCCCCCTGCAGCAGGGGGCCCTAGCCCTGAGGGTAGTGAGGAGTTCGTCCCAGCGGGGGCCTCCCCAAGTCGTGCCTCCGTGCCCGACCCCAGCCCTGGCAGGAGGCCCCAGGACCCAGCCTCGAGCCCCCTCCATCAGCTCCAGCTCCTGGTGGCCAGAGCGGCTGAGAGAGAGGATGACACCCGGGGCTCACAGGGGCCCCCGCCTGATGACACCCAGAGTCCTCAGCACAGCGACCCCTCAGATCCGGGAGAGCAGAGCGTGGAAGGTGGGAAAATGGCCCGCAGCCCTGCCCGGGGCTTCCCGGGGGGTGTGCGGGTGACGGCCGTCCCTGCTGTGGCCGGACGCCAGCCGGGGCCAGAGGGAGATGGACATCCGGGCTCACACGGCCAGGCCGAGAAGCCCAAGGGCCAAGTCGGAGCCAGCCAACTGCAGCCAGATGACCGGGGGAGGCCGGGGCGGCCGGACCAGCTAGCCGGGCAGCTCCAGAGAAGCAGGGCGGCCGTGGGCCTTTGGGACGGGGCACGGGCCACCCCAGGCCCCACCTACTGTGGGGCAGAATCTTCGGTCCCAGCCTTGGCAGCAGCCGACACGGAAGATGGGCCTGAGGACCGGCCTCCAGAGGCAGCAGCTGGCCCAGGCCTTCAGAAGCATCTGCTGTTCGCTGGCGGGAGCCGAGCGCCCCCCACCAGCGACCCGGCCAGCCACGCGCCCTCGCCAACTTCTGCAGCCACCCCCGATCCCTGCGGCCCCAAGGAAGGCCCAGCTCGCCGCCCTCTCCGGGGGGACTGTGGCCCCCTGCAAGGGCCTCCCGAGGAGCCCAGCTGCGTCGGTGTCTCCACCCCCGCCCATGGAGGGGACTGCCCTGGAGGTCGCATGGCAAGAACCCTAGAGGGTTCCAGAAAAGAGAGGCCAAGGGAAGCTCCTGCCTGcgtcacccctccccacccagcgAGGGCCACCTCCCCGAGAGTGACCGTCAAGGCCGCTGCCCTGTCCGGCGTCCCTACCACCGGTGGCCTGGGGGCAGTCAGAGGCCCCAGGGCCGAGTGGCCAGACCCCAGGGGAGCCCTGTCCAGCACCCACCCCGATGGGGTGCCCAAGGGCCCCTCCTCAGAACCCCCAGGCAACAGGGAGAGCCACGGTGTCACCGCTGTGCCCACGGACCCTTCCACACGGGGGGCCGTGGGGCCAGATGCCCACACCTGCCAGGAAGACGAGGCAGAGGCCAGCCCCCAGGAACAGGAGGGCCTAGAGATGCCCGGGGCTGGGCGCCCTGCCACTACAGAGGCATCCGAAGCTGGCACCAGGGGTCTGAGGGCCACCTGCCCTGCCACAGAGCTCCACCCAGGCAGAACCACGGCTCCGAGCAGCACAGCCAGCGACGCCAGAGCCCACTCCCCCCAGGGCCTCGGAAACATCCTCCACCAGGGACCCCAGGGTGGTCCCCTCAGTCCCCAGGACCCCAAACAGAAGCCTCGTGGCTTTAAAAAGAAGCCCGCGTTCACTGAGAACGGCCACTGGAAGGGCGGAGCCCCCAGCAGCGGGCAGCCCGTGACCTGTGAGGTCTGCTCGGCCTCCTTCCGCTCCGGGCCGGGTCTGAGCCGCCACAGAGCCAGGAAACATGGGCTGCACAGGGGTGCTGCCTCCCAGAGAAGCCCAGCGGCCCCACCTGCTCCCCAGACGTGCCACCCGGCCGGGAAGAAGAGCCGCAGGGCACCGGGGAAGGAGAAACCGAGGCGCCTGGTGGGAGACCCCGGCCAGGCCGGTGAGCCGACCCCTGTTTGCGGCTCTGTGGCTCCCGAGGGTGACCTGGGTCCCGAGACGGCCAAGGGGCTTAGGCGGGGGCCCAGCCTCCTGGGAGCACCACCAGGCTGTCCCCCTCGCTGGGAACCACATCCCCCAGACATGGTCAAGCAAGGGGTGGACATGAGGCGTGCAGAGCCCAGGAAACAGGACCAGCTGGAGAGGGATGAGCCCCTCTCCAAACAGACAAAGAAAGGCGGGGGCCAGAGGCGGGGCAGGCCGCCCGCAGACCTCCCCAGCGAGTCAGAGGGGAAAGCCAGCAAGAGGGCGAGAAAGCCACGAGCGAGAAGGTTCCGGGAGGAGAGTGGTCTCCAGGGCCCCGCAGGTGTGATTTCAGGGAAAAGAGGCTGGAGTCCGTCAACTGCCGTGGCCAGCTGCCCGGCTCTCCCCAGCCGCCACCTCTCCCCAGAGGCAGAGCGGGAGACCGAGTCCACGCAGCCGCCTCTCGTCGCCGCGGACCTGGAGGAGAGGCCTGCACGGAGGT CTCCCGGGCCAGAAGGGCCAGCGGGGCGGAAAGCAGCCTCGGCAAGAGGGTGCGGGGGACCCCGAGAGACCAGGATGTCGGGCATCTGCAAAGAGCCGCCGAGGGCAGCCGGGGGTAAACCTGCAGGGGACAGCAGAGTGGCCGAGAGCAGATCAGGGCAAGGTGTCTGGGAGGGGCACAAGCCCCCCCGGGACCCCCAGGGCCCTCCCGAGACTCGTGGTTCTGGAGCAGGCGGCACCGTCAGCAGTGGCCTCCAGGACCCCCTGCACAGTCCAGGAGCGGGAGTCCGGGAGCAGGAGGGCCCTGCTCCTGAAGCCCCCAGCCAGGATCTCGGAGACCCTCTGAGCTTGTTTGATGATGAGGCCTCCTTTTCCCAGCTCTTCCCCCTGGGAGACCGCTTGGCTCGGAAGAAGAACCCCCGTGTCTATGGGAAGCGCTGCAGAAAGTCGAAGCCACCTCCCCAGCCCGAGCCCAGCAGCCAGGCGGGGGGCGGTGTCACGCTGTCCTCCCCCCCCAGCCTGCCCACAGACCTCAGTGACTCTGGCTCACTCTGCCTGTCCCACGAGGACCCGTGGGGTGACGAGGCTGCGGGTCTGCCGGAGTCCTTCCTCCTGGAGGGCTTCCTCAGCAGCAAGGTGCCCGGCATTGACCCCTGGGCCATGGGCCCCAGCCTGTGGGCCCTGGAGCCCCACGCGGAGGCGGACTCCTGCTGCGCCGAGGACCACCCGTCAGAAAACATCCCTGAGCTGCACATGGTCCCGGCAGCTTGGCGAGGCCTGGAGCTGCAGGCCCCCGCCGACGAGGCCACCTCTTCTCCGGGAGACGCGAGCCCCGAGCCCCCCAACCTGGAGCGAGAGCCCTTCGAGTGTGGCGTCCCCGGGAGCGCCGTGGATCTGCAGATGCAGGAGCTGTGCTTTCTAGGACCCTGCGAGGACGCCGCAGGTCTCCCCGGCGCCAGCTTCCTGGACTTCAAGGCCACGGCCAGTTCCCAGGGCCCACAAAGCAGGACAGAGGAGGCGGCCGGGGCAAGAAGGGCCCCGGGCGGAGGCCGGCCCACCAAGGCCAGGAGGGCGTCCTACAAGTGCAGGGTGTGCTTTCAGCGCTTCCACGGCCTGGGAGAGCTGGACCTCCACAAGCTGGCCCACAGCCCCTCGCCGCCCCCCACCTGCTACATGTGCGTGGAGCGCAGGTTCGGCTCCCGCGAGCTGCTTAGGGAGCACCTCCGGGAGAAGCACGTgcagagcagggcagggctgtgggcctgCGGCATGTGCCGGCGGGAGGTCGCCGGCGTCTGGATGTACAACGAGCACCTGCGGGAGCACGCCGTGCGCTTCGCCCGCAAGGGGCAGGCGCGGAGGTCCCCGGGGAACCTGCCCGGGTGTTGGGAGGGGGACGGCGTGGTCGCGCACTTCCTGAGCGGCATCGTGGGACAGGTCTCCAAAGCCCACCGGGGCCGGCGCTCCATCGGCAAGGCAGGCGGGGCCCCCGCGGAGGCGTCAGGGGCGGATGTGGGAGCTGGGAAGCAGTTCCCGAGGGAGAGGCCAAGACCCAAGGCCCGCGCCAACGGCTCAGAGCCGGACAGCGCCCCGGCTCAGGGCAGCCCGTCCGCCTGCGTGAACCCCGCCCCGCCCGGCGGCGAGTCCCCGCCCCCAGCCGTGCCGGTGCACCAGGACTGCAAGGACCCCGCCCGCGACTGCCACCACTGCGGGAAGCGGTTCCCCAAGCCGTTCAAGCTGCAGCGCCACCTGGCGGTGCACAGCCCGCAGCGCGTCTACCTGTGCCCCCAGTGCCCCCGGGTGTACGCCGAGCACCAGGAGCTGCGCGCGCACCTGGGCGGAGAGCACGGGCTGAGCGGGGAGCTGGAGCTGCAGCACACCCCGCTGTACGCCTGCGAGCTTTGCGCCAACGTCACGCACATCAGCAAGAGGTCCTTCGTCTGCAGCTCCTGCAACTACACCTTCGCCAAGAAGGAGCAGTTCGACCGGCACATGGACAAACACCGGAGGAGGGCGCAGCAGCCCTTCACCTTCCGCGGCGTGCGGAGGCCCGGCGCCCCCGGGCACAAGGCCTCGGCCCGAGAGGGCTCGCTCCCCAGCAAACGGCGCAGGGTGGCGGCGTCCAGCAGCGCCCCCGGGTCCGGCGTGGACGGGCCTCTGTCCCGGGACGGCGGCCCCACCCTGAGCGAGCGgtccctcccagccctgccccagccctgcccggaGGCAGCTCCCAGCACCACAGCAGGGCAGCCCGGGAGCCCAGAGAGGCCCACAGACCCCGTGGGCCACCCGGTCGGCGGCGGCCACCTGCCCTCGGCCCTCCAGGAGCTCCTGCCCCCGTCTCTGTCTCCTTTCCTGGCGGCCTCGGCCGATGGCAAAGATGGCCACGAGCCGGACCAGGCCCTGGAGAGCTCCGAGGACGAGGCTTCCCCAGGCAGCCCTGGGCGCTGCCTCCAGCAGGCTCTCCCCTTGGAGGGCTCTCTGCCCCAGCCGGGGGCCGGAGGCCAAGACGCAGAGGAAAAGAGGGCAGCTGGCCCGCTCTCAGGGAAACACAGGACCCCAACTGCCCCTGGCAAATGTGACCCTGACCATCACCCAGAAGCCCCCTCTCTGCTCTGGAAGGAGAAGCCGGTGTCCACGTGTCAGGTGGCACCTGCCGGGGGCGCAGGAGGCCCCTCCCACAGAGGCAGTGCCAACAAGCCCGCGGGCTGCCAGAGCTCGTCCAAGGACAGGTCAGCCTCGTCCACCTCCAGCAAAGCACCCAAGTTCCCAGTACAGCTGAAGAAGGCGGTGCCCGGCCCAATGCCCAGAGAGCTCCCCCAAGGCACTGAGGACAGGCCAAAGCCCACCACCCTCAAAGTCAAGCCGGGCCCCGGCTCCCAGGGTGCTGGAGGCCCCCGGCAGGGCACCAAGGCAGCGGGCGGCAGCCAGCCCCAGCCGGCCAGCGGGCAGCTCCAAAGTGAGACAGCCACCACCCCAGCCAAGCCCAACGGCCCAGGCCAGGGCCCCGCCCCAGACAAGGCCCCCCCTCGAGCCCCAGCCAAGGGCTACCCCAAGGGACCAAGGGAAGCCGGTGACCTGGGGCCGCGAGGGGCTCTGGGCCCCAGGGAGGACGGGGACAGCagtgagaagaagagaaagggccgGGCGCCGGGGCCAACCAGGAGTGAAGCTGTGGGGAGCCTAGGGAGGGGCCCCGCGGTCCCCGACAAACCCACCCGGGCCCCGCGAAAGCAGGCGACTCCCAGCCGCGTGCTCCCTGCCAAGCCCAAGCCCAGTAGCCAGAACGGCACAGCACCGCCCCAGCCCTCGGAGCCGCGGAAGGGGGAGCCCGGCCACACCCAAGGGAACAGCAGGCGCGGCAAGGAGGGGCTGGGCAAGGCCCTCCCCCAAGCCAGACCCCTGCATAGGCCCTCCAGGAGGGGCGGGGCTGTCCTCGGTGCTGGACCCCCCACCTCCCGGGCCTGCCGGACAGCCGAGTCCCAGAGCCACCTCCTCAGCCAGCTTTTTGGGCAGAGACTAACCAGCTTCAAGATCCCTTTAAAAAAGGATGCTTCCGAGTAA